CACGGAACCGGAACGCGAACCGTCGGCGGACCCGGAGTCCCCCGCGGCGGAACCGGCGCCGATCCCGGACCCGAACACCGCGGAAGCACCGGCGGCCCACTGACGCACACGACGCCTACGGCCCGGACGGCCTCCTGAGGGGGGCGGTCCGGGCCGTAGGCGTGACGGGGCGATACGCGCGGCCGCCCGCCGGGGCGACGCCGTACCGGCACCCGTGCCCTACGCGCCCGGCAGACGGCCGAGCCGAGCGGCCCCGCGCGCTGTCCAGCGCGTGAAACGACCGCGCGGTGGTGGTGGGCGCTGGCATAGGTTCGGGGCGTGACAGTGGCAAGGCAGCACGTAACGGAAGCCCGCAGGATCGTCGTCAAGGTTGGGTCGTCCTCGCTCACCACCGCCTCCGGTGGGCTCGACGCCGATCGGGTCGACGCCCTCGTCGACGTACTCGCCAAGGCCCGCAGCGGCGGCGAGAAGGAGATCGTTCTCGTCTCCAGCGGCGCCATCGCCGCCGGGCTCGCCCCGCTCGGCCTCGCCCGCCGGCCCCGGGACCTCGCCCGCCAGCAGGCGGCGGCCAGCGTCGGGCAGGGGCTGCTCGTCGCGCGCTACGCCTCGTCCTTCTCGCGTTACGGACTGCGCGTCGGCCAGGTCCTGCTCACCACCGACGACACCAGCCGCCGCTCCCACTACCGCAACGCCTACCGCACCCTCGACCAGCTGCTCACCATGGGCACCGTCCCGGTCGTCAACGAGAACGACACCGTCGCCACCGAGGAGATCCGCTTCGGCGACAACGACCGGCTGGCCGCGCTCGTCGCACACCTCGTCCGCGCCGATCTGCTCGTCCTGCTCTCCGACGTCGACGGCCTGTACGACGGCGACCCCAGCAAGCCGGGCAGCTCACGGATCGAGCGCGTCGACGGCCCCGCCGATCTGGTCGGCGTCTCCATGGGCAGCGCGGGCAAGGCGGGGCTCGGTACCGGCGGCATGGTCACGAAGGTCGAGGCGGCCAGGATCGCCGCCGCCGCCGGCATCCCCGTCGTACTGACGTCGGCCGGCCGCGCGGGCGACGCCCTCGCCGGCCGCGACACGGGTACGTACTTCGGCCGAACCGGCCGCCGGTCCGCCGACCGGCTCCTCTGGCTCGCCCACGCGTCGACCCCGCAGGGCGCGCTGACCCTCGACGACGGCGCCGTACGGGCCGTCGTCGAGCGCCGCACCTCGCTGCTGCCCGCCGGAATC
The nucleotide sequence above comes from Streptomyces sp. NBC_01716. Encoded proteins:
- the proB gene encoding glutamate 5-kinase, with the protein product MTVARQHVTEARRIVVKVGSSSLTTASGGLDADRVDALVDVLAKARSGGEKEIVLVSSGAIAAGLAPLGLARRPRDLARQQAAASVGQGLLVARYASSFSRYGLRVGQVLLTTDDTSRRSHYRNAYRTLDQLLTMGTVPVVNENDTVATEEIRFGDNDRLAALVAHLVRADLLVLLSDVDGLYDGDPSKPGSSRIERVDGPADLVGVSMGSAGKAGLGTGGMVTKVEAARIAAAAGIPVVLTSAGRAGDALAGRDTGTYFGRTGRRSADRLLWLAHASTPQGALTLDDGAVRAVVERRTSLLPAGIAAVEGEFSAGDPVELRDTAGRAVARGLVNFDAKEIPQLLGRSTRDLARELGPAYEREVVHRDDLVILHP